Part of the Streptomyces sp. NBC_01353 genome, CTCGGGTGCGCTGATGCGTGCCCGCAGGCTCATGACTCGTCCTCCTCGGGCAGGGGCAGGATGGCGCTCTTGCGGACCGCGCCGAAGTCCCAGAAGGGGACGACGGACGGGATCTGTACGGTGACGGTCGCCACGGCCTCATCGCCTCCGGCGTCGACGTCGACTCCCGCGCGTTCGGCGATCCAGTCGCTCATCGCCGCCTTGCCCGCCGCCCCGGGGCCGAGCGTCGTGTCGTCGTGGGTGGCGGCCCGGGCGGCGGCGCGTGCTCCGGTGCCCGCCTGCTGGGCGGCGTACG contains:
- a CDS encoding TadE family protein is translated as MRKARDRGQVAVEYLGFLPILLLVALAGIQLGLAAYAAQQAGTGARAAARAATHDDTTLGPGAAGKAAMSDWIAERAGVDVDAGGDEAVATVTVQIPSVVPFWDFGAVRKSAILPLPEEDES